The Malus domestica chromosome 08, GDT2T_hap1 genomic interval TTAACCGTAGATAAATTCAAGAATcactttgattgattttaaaTGACGAAAGTAAGAAGTTATGACAATTTCATAAACTATTTTGAGCATATAGCGAAAGTAAAATTTTcagttaaaaatgaaaaaaaagatttaacTGCTAACCTCATGGGTAAAACTTCCTCCAACTCGTTCATCATATCCAACGGACCTTTATACGAGCTCTGAGCCTCATCATTTTCGCCGCCGTCGTATCTCTCCGATTCATCGTCGCTGTTCTTCCCGATCGACGACGAACTCGAAGAAGAAACCGAAACCTCACCGGCGGGAACTCTCCGGCGTGTTTCCGGCGAGTCGAAGAGCAAACCACCACAGGCGAACCCAGACGATGGCGCGATGCCAATCCTGGCGGCGGCGCTATTCAATGCAGTCGACATTAATATATCACAAACGCAAACCAAATCTAACAAATCAGGCAAAGTAATCGATTTGGGATTTCAACGTAGAAATGGGATCGACCGGTATCAATCAATGAGCGGCGGCGGATCTTGAGATTGTCGGTCGAGAGCGGCTTAGATTTGCCGGAGGAGGAGACGTATCGTGTTTCTATCTTCATGTACTTTGTTGTCCGGGGATTAATTTGTATATATAGCTTTAAGGTGGTTGAGATTAAGTTGTTGGATAATGATTAATTAATGCTTGATTATGTGATTAGGAGAGGATAATGTTCctgattaattaattttataattagtaAAAAAATGATGGCACTGCACAGACAGCACAGACGTTAGGTCTTATCCTCGAAAAGGGATCCTCTACGGACCTGTTTCCACCTAATACATCAAGTTCGTGATTCCAAccgttgaaatttaatcaaTAACTACAAATAGAAAAtctttttataaattataataactaTAACAGTTCGATCAAATTTTAACAATTCAGATCTCAAACTTGATGAATTAAGTAAAAAGAGATCTAAAGAGGATCACTTTCCCTTACCCTCAAATCCCTTTGCCAACTACGATGTACATTGCAATATTTTTCAATGAGCTGTCATCCCCCGCTTCGCATCCTATTCTGCTTGCGCTGTTTCCatctcctatttttttttattcacctTCGCCAATAAGTGTGTTCTattgagtttttgttttctcttcGTGCTTATAAAGAGGTTGCGCTTCATGTAGCATCTTTTACCGTGCGTAGGGAGGGAGAGAACAATTATGTATTGGCTTTGAGCCGGATTAGTTGTTTAATATTTTAGCATCGGATATAAACATTCCAATTTATCTTTAATAATATCTActctttgaccaaaaaaaaaaagtttattttggttttttttaattttaatcgaATAAATCAAAAATGAATCGAGcaatagaaaaaaaaggaatgtGATATcaacacatcattttttacttctctcacatctTTTTGGTTTTCTATCATCGGATCTGATAAATTGCAGAAaatcaacagacataaattaataagaagtatgtgaaaattaaaatggaatgtgtgaatagcacaagGGATTTTATTGGTCGAGATTAGGGCCCACCAAGAAAAGAGTTCCACCGGATAAAAATGGAATCTCCGTCTCCCTGTGGGAGTCATAGACTTGGGGCGCATCCTATCTGAAAACACCGCCCACGGTTTGTTCTTGGCATGCCACGTTGAGTCATCAGAAGCTTCCACGTCGAAGAATTGGTCGGACCTCGGGAGGGAGAgagtatttattttttttaggtttGTGTCGGGTTGGGAAGCCGCTGGTCCTTCCTATTGAGGATAATTTTCGGATAATTTTTATGAGAATTCTGAAAATTTTATGTTAGTTCGTATATTATGtgatcaaaaattattttaaatatttttatttaaaattaaaaataaatactaCTTGATTAAAATTAACTCCATAATAAACGaatacaatttaaaaattatcaaaattctaacaaagaaaattcaaaaaataactCCTTATCCTCGTGAGCTGTGACTGGTTAAGCTTATCCAAAACGGAGTGGGTCCCCCCACCTTCCCCCTCTTTCTAAACCCACTTTTGAAAACGAATTCGGATAAGGTTTAGCTTCTTTGTCTACCGACCTTGATAAGTTAATTAATTCGCGGGTCTTATCACAGATGATTTTCTGATTCACCAACTTATTAGTTTGGCCATTGACGTTTTAAACTCATCGATCTAACTTCACTTCTCTATATGGTTTTTATCATCCAACTTTATTAGTAACATTGTTAATATGCTGACTTGGAACATGTGGAGCCCATCAAACCAATTAATTGTCACGCgtattaataaaaatttaattttataaaattgcTTAAATTTTTTGAAAGTATTGTGAATATAATTATTAATAGGAATATGATGGTGTAAAATTAAGGTAGAATCCAAGATATAATTGGGCGATCAAATCTTCATAGATCTGTATTATTTATAAGACAAGAAAACTCATCatgattactataaataaaagtgCAAGATGAGGGGTGAACACAAAATTATCAGAAATTAAAAtggatttaagttttattttttcttgtaGAGAAAGGCATTGGTTGATATTCCTTGTTGTGGCCTCTTGCCGATGCTTGTAGACAATGATGGAAAAGCAAGGATTGATTTGTTTATGTAGTTGGTATGATATACTTTTTGTAGAAGTCCCTGCGAATCATGGAGATTAATTAATCAATCAACAGGGGATCTTATGGAGAATTAAAATCTTATAGAGATCGgagaagaaacaaagaaagaaaaaacaaattggGTTTTAACCCAATTGGGCATATTAACCCAATTGGGCATGTCATATTGCTTCACAGTTGTGAGATCGCTTGTCGTTATAGTGACTTGACTACTACACCAACTTGTTCGAAACCATTTTGATTAGAGAGTTTTAACGGAAGACTCGCGGtaatgtttattttaacgaaaaatcacatttttacactaaaaagtcaattctgatactattcattttactctttattttatttttattgttaaaactcaaaatttcaagatcttttcattagttttccttttttattatgCTCTCTAAAAGACACATTGACTGTAACAACTTTGTCACCAAAATACCTTAATTAATAGAACCAACTAATTAACTTCTAATCGAGTGGTACTTTTCTTTCTGATGTTCAAAATATGTCTCAAGATCTACTCTCCACTTATccaataataaaataacaaaaaagatACAATAAGCCAATTAATCAATCCAATGCAATATCAATATTTGTTTGAATATATAGGAAGGCTATATATTTCTTCCTTTCATCATTCATTAATGATCAAATGTTAAAGCTCAGCATATTTTAGACGAGTACATATAAACAATGCAACAATTCGAAGAAAGAGAAAGTTATAACTAGAGACGGAATAATGTTAGTTAattagcttcttttttttttttgctggttAGGTGTTGGTTTCGTCGTTTGTTTGTCCTCAAAAAAGACTATGTGGGCATTTTTGTGATGTCTCATAGTAGAGCTTCGTTGTCGGAAAGTGTTGTCTTTTGCAAGTTCATCAGAAATTGATGCAAAGTTTATCCTGGTGAGCGTAAGTTATCTCTCCGTTTGTTAAATGTGGTTATGtggggtacattttatattttctttttattgcgTTTGTAATCATAAAATTGTATTCCTGATGGATAATATTCCTCAGTTTATTTGATTAGTAAAATTTTTATTACCTTAAAAATACAGATATACATATTCAAGTTAGACTAGTTAATTAGATTAATGTGCTCGTCTCTTTACTCTTTTTAAGCTCAAACCCCTTACCATACAGGATAGTTTCCCttgtaagaaataaaataaagaaaagagtaatgttattcataccatatttttataccaccttaggtggcatctgaTATGAACAGTcatatcatttgaaaaatttgcaaaacccaaggaaagaAATGAGAAAGACTCCttgtataccacaatcatcatttaattaactagtttttcttaattattagtttattaaataatgaactaaatttaaaaatctgattaattcaaatgatgtggtacaaaaacatggtatgaataagaaAATACAACCATTAGTTAACATTTTTGGAAGGAAGAGAACAAAAGGAAAACAGTTCATTAACTATTTTATATCACCATTTTACACCCTTTTTCTACAGCTTTCCCTCAACAGAGGTCCATTTTGTTTCCAAAAGTTTGCATCTATATCCCAAAACCACTTTCTCTAGGTAAAATTGTATGTAGAATGGTAATgggattagggttagggttttggacAACACATCACCGGCCGTGCATGGATCTTTTCTTAGGCCGCAAGCTTCGCCAGCGGTCCGACCGCGAGCGAGTTCACGTAAGTGCATGGCTCGGTATACGACGACGCCCAACGCTTGTCCTCGAAGTTATCAAACCTATCGGGCCCACCGACGATGGCACCAGTCAACTCATTAGGGTTTGGCACATCCTTCTTGAACCAGTACACGAAGCTCATGGCGCAGTTAACGAGGCTGTTTTCCGACTTCGGAACCGAAGCTCCTCTGTGGTGGGGCTGTTGGGGCGCGTTGGGTCCAAACCCGACCATGTAGGATCTTTTTTTGGGATTATCACCCAACAAGTAGTCCATTTGCTTCTTGGCAAAGGCCATGAGGGCGGCAGAGTCGAACTGTTTGCCTCCGCAGTTGACTTTTTGGTTGTGTTGGGCGAGGATGTCGCTGTAGACGGCGAATAAGTGGGCTGTTCCGGTGACGTATTGGGTGTTGGCTCCGTCTCTCAAGTGGATCATACCGCCCGGTGTCATTGTGATTTGGTGGTAAGGGCTGTCGGGGATGTTTGAGCAAATGTAACTGTCAGCACCGTTTTTGTAGTTTTCTAGGGATTTTTCACCATCAAAGAACAGCTGCAATAATTCACAAAGTAAGACAATCAAATTAGTTCAATTAGCTAATATTGTTACTCTTACTATCATGGCTGATAATGAAATGTGTCAAAAGAAGTCTTGTAGACAGTAAGACCAGGTGGATAGTTTGACAATCGGATCAGGTGGACTGTCTAACTCATGCATTCACGAAGGAGAGGTGGACAGTCCAACAATCGGATCATCTAGCCTATCTAACTCATTTATTCACAAAGGAGTGGAACCTTTGCATTTGAGTTAATTTGTACCTACATTGGGCCAAGTGGTATCTAAATCCAGAAATGCCCATTTCTTTGTACAAGGGTCAGACAATTCATCTGGTTTGATTGTCAAACACAAGAACTTTCCGTGCGGTACGACGAATGATAAGTTGAGATGGTACGAATTTATTTGTAGATAAGTACCTTGGCGAGGAGGACTTGTGCTCCGGCGTATTTAAGGTCCCAGCTAAACTCAGACACGGTGGCGCTTATGGCTTCTTCCTGAATGTACTTGAGATACACGGGCCTCTTTGTGGCAATGTACAACCATGTTGCTGCCCACAATAGCTCATCCTACATTTTCCAgcaattcaattttcttttagtaCGAGAAAAAACATTCAATAATTTAAACTAAAATTGAATTTCAGAGGGAGAGAGTTGAAGAAAATTACATTATAGCCAGAGTAAGAGCAGTAGAAAGGGCACTCTCCATCGTAAGTTCCCTTATGCGCCTTAGCCATTTGAAAGAGCTACAGAGAAAAACAATGATTAGAAGAATTTGATATATGTACACATTGATTAGTATATGAGCAGTTGAAAAGTCTGTAATCGGTTTTATTTGTGCATATATTATGCCTGAAAAAAAAACGTACGAGTTTAGCTTTGTTGAGTAGCCTACGAGCATAGGCACGATCTGTTTTTCTGAACACAATTGCAGAGGCAGCCATGGCGGCTGAAGTTTCAGCTGCAATTTCAGTTCCAGGTGTTTTATCATCAATCTTCAACACAGTTCTTGGTGTTTGCATATCTTCTGGTCTAGTCCAACATTCATGGTCTTTATTTGGGTCTCCAACCTTTAAGAGTTTGATAAATAATTAGCACTAATTACTTTatagttttaaaaataatgaaTACCAACTTAATTAATTCCTATACCTGAACGTATAATCTGTTTTTGCTGGCGGCTTTGAGAAAATAATCGGTGCCCCATTTGATGCCGGCAAGAACGTTTTCCAGTTCTCCAGTAGCTTGGAGCTGTTGCCTGTAAAACATGGCAGCCCACGACAGAGTTGTGACGGTGAATGCCATCGGAAGACCGTACTTGACGTTGTCCCCGGCATCATAGTATCCTCCAGCAAGGTCGACCTGCATTAAAAGCAAACattcaaattacaaaaatttAAGGGGTTTTTCAACATTAAtccttgcaaaagattaaaattaataaaaaacctAGTGCTagattaattattcaatttaatcccttgagtgtacttttatcaaaatttacattcaatttttgttatttaatgtgtatttttatttaatctctccatattaaattttaattttattaatatgcacatatttagtttttttttaattagaaatgaatgtaaatgagaaaatattaaaaaaaaattgtgatacaaaaatatataaatacataagtgtTCAAAAATGATTgtgccaaaatatataaaattgacttttttgtaccgaaatatattataatgaacctaaatgtatgtaccgaaatgtattatattgaattaatgtacctaaatgtcaataccaaaAATGTTTATACCTAAATatcaataccaaaatgtatgtacctaaatgtatttaccgaaatataataattgaattaatgtacctaaaagtcGATACTCAAATGTGTGTACCAAAGTATACGTAACGAAATACATTATATTGACcgaaatgcattatattgaatcAATGTAACTACATGTTTGTACCGATGGATATACCAAAACattcaaatgtattaatgtacctaaataaagaacatacaaaattgttatcggaatatatattataaaaaaattagttgcctaaatgtagacattaaaatatattatgatgaatgaaataaaaattaaatttaaatgtaattaatacattaaaataaaaataaaaggataaaataaaacatcaaaatacaactaataaatgatatgattaatgtgctagggactaaaattggattttaatcttacatatggttataatctaaaactcatcttttttaaggattaaaatgaagttttctgaAAATTGGTTAAACAAAAGTTAGAGAAATTATTTGTATCTGACCCTCATACATGACTTGCTCACGAACGTTCATGCGACGGTAAGATACAAAACGTAATCATTactcaaagagagagagagagagagagagagagagagagagagagagagagagagagagagagagagagttagagAGACGAACATTTGCTTCTTTGCCGTCATCGAGGGCGGAGTCGCCTCTCCATGCAGGTCTATGATTGGGAGGGAGTTTCCCTGATCTTTGAGCCTCAAGGAAAATAATGGACTTGGTGAGGGCGTCCTTATAATTGAAACCAGTGCCATGAACGCTAAGAACAAGTCCTTGGAAGATAGCGAGGCATGCCACAACCACGGCGACGACGCCTCTTCTTCTAACAAACATTACCATATAATTTTCGAAAACTCAGGTGCCAAAACAcctttgaaaagaaaagaaacccaACTTTACAATTGAGAAAGCTGAAAAAAGAAGGGGTGGGGTGAAGAAGCCCACAGATGATGCCTACTTTAATAATCAAACTAAATAAGAGGGAAGAAGATCAAAGTGATTGGTTGTGTTGTTCTGGTTGGTGGTTAATTTGTTTTGGGAAAATAGATGATGTTATGAGGAGGTATTTAACTGGCTCTGGTTAATCAGTTTTGGTTTGTGATGGCGGGAAAATTGAGAGTTGAGCCAGGTTAGAGGTTTAGAGAAGATAAGCTAATTTTGTGTATGGTCGTGGGATATTGGGTGGAAGAGGAAAATTGTGGGGTTGGAACCAAACATTTTTAACTTAAGGTTTTACTATACTTGTATATATGGTAGATATTTACTTGGTTTGGTTGGTTTTTACCTTTTTTGTTAGCATTAGAGGGCCCTTAGCTAGCATTAGAAAGCCCAAAATAGTAAGGGGGTGGAGAGAGTTTGAAACTATTACAAAAATTTAGGGGAGAGAGGAGTTTCAAACCTGAGTGCATGAGTAGAAACTCATCACCCATCCACTGAAGTTTTCATAAATTTTGAGAGATTTAATTCAAACTTTGAATCAAGTTATAAGTGAGTTCGAACTTTGACATAAATGAGGTTATAAGTGAGTTTGAACTTTGACATAAATGAGCGAAAATATTGTTTTAATCAACCGACCCAACTCTAACAGGAAAAAGTGTGTGAGAACTTCATTGGTTTAGGGAAGGCCAATGACGTAACAGCTTAGTGATATCTCTCCGATGCCTtgtattttgagtttttgacATGAAGATGTTGAATTCAACTCCTAGTAAAAAGGTGTAACAAGTCACATGTTTATTGCTTCCATATTATGACGGCAAGCTTTCAAATTTGACTAAAAACTATGTTTATAGACAATTTATAGCCCATGGGAAGCATGTAACATGAGGGACGGCAAAGTTTCGACAGAGATGGTTCTAATGAGTCCAAGAGCCGTTTCACTCTAACTAGTTCTTGGTATATTGGTCATAAGTTCGGATCTGCATGCCTAGTTGATTAAAAATTCATGAGTATGTCTCGTTAATTGGAACGTTAAGGAAAAAATTGAGCGGGAAGTTGTTCTAAAACTGCTAGCCCGTTGAGTAGCAGGAATAGACCTTGTTCGGCTTTTTTGCCAAGATCAAGTGTAGGATATGTTTTCTAGTTAAATATCTAATACGTGGGCCAATAGCACACAACAGTTCATCAATATGAGTTCTTGTAtaattacattattttttttatatcgtTTTGCATGTTGATCAATTGATACCGGTATAAAACAATAAAGCCGAACAATACCCATTTCCACCAACTAGGGTAGGGATGAAGGAAATAAGAAGTTAAATGAAAAACTGTGTAGCATATAGTAAAAATATGTATAGACTATATACCATTGAGAAGAAACCAAACTATTCTTATGGGACTTGTACCTTCAGTAGCTACAATTCGAAgctgatgatttttttttctagggGCTGTCATCTAACGTGTGCTATAAAGAATGGCGCATTTCGCAAGAAAATAATCGCTATCCTAGGAGCCGGCGAGGTCACTGATTGCCCTTGTAATGCTTTCCAGCCACATCAACGTCTTCAACATCTGGCACTGTTGAGCTGA includes:
- the LOC103441003 gene encoding endoglucanase 16-like, with protein sequence MVMFVRRRGVVAVVVACLAIFQGLVLSVHGTGFNYKDALTKSIIFLEAQRSGKLPPNHRPAWRGDSALDDGKEANVDLAGGYYDAGDNVKYGLPMAFTVTTLSWAAMFYRQQLQATGELENVLAGIKWGTDYFLKAASKNRLYVQVGDPNKDHECWTRPEDMQTPRTVLKIDDKTPGTEIAAETSAAMAASAIVFRKTDRAYARRLLNKAKLLFQMAKAHKGTYDGECPFYCSYSGYNDELLWAATWLYIATKRPVYLKYIQEEAISATVSEFSWDLKYAGAQVLLAKLFFDGEKSLENYKNGADSYICSNIPDSPYHQITMTPGGMIHLRDGANTQYVTGTAHLFAVYSDILAQHNQKVNCGGKQFDSAALMAFAKKQMDYLLGDNPKKRSYMVGFGPNAPQQPHHRGASVPKSENSLVNCAMSFVYWFKKDVPNPNELTGAIVGGPDRFDNFEDKRWASSYTEPCTYVNSLAVGPLAKLAA